One region of Syntrophobacter fumaroxidans MPOB genomic DNA includes:
- the groL gene encoding chaperonin GroEL (60 kDa chaperone family; promotes refolding of misfolded polypeptides especially under stressful conditions; forms two stacked rings of heptamers to form a barrel-shaped 14mer; ends can be capped by GroES; misfolded proteins enter the barrel where they are refolded when GroES binds), producing MAVKEIKYYAEAREKIMAGVDTLADAVKVTLGPRGRNVVLEKSWGPPTVTKDGVTVAKEIDLEDKFENMGAQMVKEVASKTSDVAGDGTTTATILAQAIYRAGSKLVSAGHNPMALKRGIELAVAAAVRELRNMSKPTKDQKEIAQVGTISANNDVAIGDIIAEAMNKVGKEGVITVEEAKSMETTLEVVEGMQFDRGYVSPYFVTDPERMEVVLEDPYILINEKKISNMKDLLPVLEQIAKMGAPLLIVAEDVEGEALATLVVNKLRGTLKVSAVKAPGFGDRRKAMLEDLAVLTGGKVVSEDIGVKLENVSLQDLGRAKTVRIDKDNTTIVDGAGARSAIEARVKQIRAQIDETTSDYDREKLQERLAKIVGGVAVVRVGAATETEMKEKKARVEDALNATRAAVEEGIVPGGGVALLRCLPALEKLDLHGEDAFGVKIVMRALEEPVRQIANNAGHEGSVVVQQVKQGTGSHGFNADTEVYEDLSAAGVIDPTKVVRFALQNAASVASLLLTTEAMIAEKPKKQKPAPAMPGAGMEDMY from the coding sequence ATGGCTGTCAAGGAAATCAAGTACTACGCCGAGGCCAGGGAAAAGATCATGGCCGGAGTCGACACTCTGGCCGATGCGGTGAAAGTCACCCTGGGACCTCGAGGTCGAAACGTCGTTCTGGAGAAATCGTGGGGGCCCCCCACCGTGACAAAGGACGGAGTGACGGTCGCCAAGGAAATCGACCTCGAAGACAAATTCGAGAACATGGGCGCGCAGATGGTCAAGGAGGTCGCCAGCAAGACTTCCGATGTGGCGGGTGACGGCACGACCACCGCCACCATTCTGGCCCAGGCCATATACAGGGCGGGTTCGAAGCTGGTCAGCGCGGGTCACAATCCCATGGCGCTCAAGAGAGGCATCGAATTGGCGGTTGCGGCGGCGGTCCGGGAGCTCAGGAACATGAGCAAGCCCACGAAGGACCAGAAAGAAATCGCCCAGGTGGGGACCATCAGCGCGAACAATGATGTCGCCATCGGCGACATCATCGCCGAAGCCATGAACAAGGTCGGCAAGGAAGGCGTGATCACCGTGGAAGAAGCCAAGAGCATGGAGACCACCCTGGAAGTGGTGGAAGGCATGCAGTTCGACCGCGGTTACGTGTCTCCGTACTTCGTCACGGACCCCGAACGCATGGAGGTCGTGCTCGAGGATCCGTATATACTGATCAATGAAAAGAAGATCAGCAACATGAAAGACCTTTTGCCCGTGCTCGAACAGATCGCGAAGATGGGCGCCCCGCTGCTCATCGTTGCCGAAGACGTCGAGGGCGAAGCGTTGGCCACCCTGGTCGTGAACAAGCTGCGGGGCACGCTCAAGGTCAGCGCCGTGAAGGCTCCGGGATTCGGGGACCGACGCAAGGCCATGCTCGAAGACCTTGCGGTTCTCACCGGCGGCAAGGTCGTCTCCGAGGACATCGGCGTGAAGCTCGAAAACGTGTCGTTGCAGGATCTCGGTCGAGCCAAGACCGTCCGGATCGACAAGGACAATACGACGATCGTGGACGGCGCGGGTGCCCGGAGCGCCATCGAGGCCCGCGTGAAGCAGATTCGGGCACAGATCGATGAAACCACCTCCGATTACGACCGAGAGAAATTGCAGGAACGGCTGGCCAAGATCGTCGGCGGGGTCGCCGTGGTGCGCGTGGGTGCGGCCACCGAGACCGAAATGAAGGAGAAGAAGGCGCGCGTGGAGGATGCCCTGAACGCTACGCGGGCCGCCGTGGAGGAAGGCATCGTGCCGGGTGGCGGCGTGGCTCTGCTGCGCTGCCTGCCGGCGCTGGAAAAGTTGGACCTGCACGGAGAGGATGCGTTCGGCGTCAAGATCGTCATGCGCGCTCTCGAAGAACCGGTTCGACAGATTGCGAACAACGCGGGCCATGAAGGGTCCGTGGTGGTCCAGCAGGTGAAGCAGGGCACCGGGTCGCATGGTTTCAACGCGGATACAGAGGTCTACGAAGACCTTAGCGCCGCGGGGGTCATCGATCCGACCAAGGTGGTGCGCTTCGCTTTGCAGAACGCGGCCAGCGTGGCTTCCTTGCTGCTCACCACGGAAGCCATGATCGCCGAAAAGCCGAAGAAGCAGAAACCTGCTCCGGCCATGCCGGGCGCCGGAATGGAAGACATGTATTAG
- the groES gene encoding co-chaperone GroES yields MKVRPLHDRIIIRRVEEEETTAGGIIIPDTAREKPQQGKVVAAGKGRLLENGILTPLAVKEGDLVLFNKYSGTDVKIEGEDLLIMHEDDVLGIIE; encoded by the coding sequence ATGAAGGTCAGACCATTGCATGATCGCATCATCATCAGACGTGTCGAGGAAGAGGAAACAACGGCGGGTGGAATCATCATTCCGGATACCGCCAGGGAAAAGCCTCAACAGGGGAAAGTCGTGGCGGCGGGCAAGGGCCGGCTGCTCGAAAATGGGATCCTCACTCCGCTTGCGGTCAAGGAGGGGGATCTCGTTCTGTTCAACAAGTACTCCGGGACGGACGTGAAGATCGAGGGCGAGGACCTTCTGATCATGCACGAAGACGACGTCCTGGGGATCATCGAATAG
- a CDS encoding DUF5752 family protein: MGEPFAVKDCALITIATGERTQNLQELRDRLMTTHQGCIYYHFWGGLLRASFDDPEYQNDFAAWAWRGLHDARLAERLALVDPSEYADLEGLRRELIDVIEERLEETEHIPWARHDRQFYFMRSQIIVFDTNIRIHNIEGLALHIQRFSRSSIFYHFIDARRRTTGRRDDFSEWLLGFGDEHAPMVQRLAAIDPYFSTLTELRDEIAGCMNRYVYRGR; this comes from the coding sequence ATGGGAGAACCTTTTGCCGTTAAAGACTGCGCTCTCATAACCATTGCCACCGGGGAAAGAACGCAGAATCTCCAGGAACTGAGAGACCGGCTCATGACCACACACCAGGGATGCATTTACTATCATTTCTGGGGTGGATTGCTTCGTGCAAGTTTCGATGATCCCGAATATCAGAACGATTTTGCCGCATGGGCATGGCGCGGGCTTCATGACGCCCGTCTGGCCGAGCGACTCGCCCTTGTCGATCCCAGCGAATACGCGGACCTGGAAGGTCTGCGCCGGGAGCTCATCGACGTCATCGAGGAAAGGCTGGAGGAGACCGAGCACATTCCGTGGGCCAGGCACGATCGCCAGTTCTATTTCATGCGCTCTCAAATCATCGTCTTCGACACGAATATCCGCATTCACAATATCGAAGGCCTGGCCCTGCACATCCAGCGCTTCTCGAGAAGCAGCATTTTCTATCACTTCATCGATGCGCGGCGCCGGACCACCGGCAGGCGCGACGACTTCAGCGAATGGCTCCTGGGGTTCGGAGACGAGCACGCGCCCATGGTCCAGCGCCTGGCGGCCATCGATCCTTACTTCAGCACGTTGACCGAGCTGCGCGACGAGATAGCCGGATGCATGAACCGTTATGTCTACAGAGGAAGGTGA
- a CDS encoding glycosyltransferase: protein MRSLEEYSRIVGEDVIDQIHQLARVLKGARVIHVNSTREGGGVAEILHWLVPLQAQLGLEVDWEVIKGEQAFYECTKSFHNALQGTRVPIPESLLRVYEETNRQNAEELRERLEAADFVFIHDPQPAPFLKFCPDRKGKWIWRCHIDVSRPYRPVWKYLRDFVVGYDASVWSLSQFAQPLPHPTYLIPPSIDPLSEKNVDLPAHEIEAVREKFGLNADMPVIVQVSRFDRFKDPVGAIQACRLAKNYTPFQLVLAGGGASDDPEGERMHREVMDAADGDPDVRVLLLPPDAHRTINALQRLADIVLQKSTREGFGLTVTEAMWKGKPVIGGDTGGIRLQVINHHTGFLVNTPEGAANRIRYLLKHRGKMDEMGRKARQFVLENFLLTRHLREYLTLMVAVTHETKERIELS from the coding sequence ATGAGGTCTTTGGAGGAATACAGCCGCATTGTCGGCGAGGATGTGATCGATCAGATTCACCAGCTTGCGCGTGTCCTGAAAGGGGCCAGGGTGATCCATGTGAACTCGACGCGGGAAGGGGGAGGCGTTGCCGAGATCCTGCATTGGCTGGTCCCTTTGCAGGCACAATTGGGCCTGGAGGTCGACTGGGAGGTCATCAAGGGAGAGCAGGCATTCTATGAATGCACCAAGAGTTTTCACAACGCGCTGCAGGGCACTCGGGTGCCGATTCCCGAATCCCTTCTGAGAGTCTACGAAGAGACGAACCGGCAGAACGCGGAGGAACTGCGTGAACGGCTCGAGGCCGCCGACTTTGTCTTCATCCACGATCCTCAGCCGGCGCCCTTTCTGAAATTCTGCCCCGATCGAAAAGGGAAATGGATCTGGCGCTGTCATATTGACGTGAGCCGCCCGTACAGGCCCGTCTGGAAGTATCTGCGCGATTTCGTGGTGGGCTACGACGCCAGCGTCTGGTCATTGTCCCAGTTTGCGCAGCCGCTGCCGCATCCCACCTACCTGATTCCCCCGAGCATCGATCCGCTGAGCGAAAAGAACGTGGACTTGCCCGCCCATGAAATCGAGGCCGTTCGGGAGAAGTTCGGCCTGAACGCGGACATGCCCGTTATCGTTCAGGTCTCCAGGTTCGACCGGTTCAAGGACCCGGTGGGAGCCATTCAAGCGTGCCGGCTGGCCAAGAACTATACGCCTTTTCAACTGGTCCTGGCAGGCGGCGGAGCATCCGACGATCCGGAAGGGGAGAGGATGCACAGGGAGGTGATGGATGCCGCCGACGGCGACCCGGACGTTCGCGTCCTGCTCCTGCCTCCCGACGCCCATCGAACCATCAATGCTCTGCAACGCCTGGCGGACATCGTGCTCCAGAAATCCACCCGGGAGGGTTTCGGTCTCACCGTCACCGAGGCCATGTGGAAAGGAAAGCCCGTGATCGGAGGCGACACTGGAGGGATCCGGCTGCAGGTGATCAACCACCATACGGGCTTTCTCGTCAATACGCCTGAAGGTGCGGCCAACCGGATACGCTACCTGCTCAAACACCGGGGCAAGATGGACGAAATGGGCCGGAAGGCCAGACAGTTCGTCCTGGAGAATTTCCTCCTCACGAGACACCTTCGCGAATACCTTACCCTCATGGTGGCCGTCACGCATGAAACCAAGGAAAGGATCGAGCTTTCCTGA
- the treZ gene encoding malto-oligosyltrehalose trehalohydrolase, translating to MQIGANYGADGRCVFAVWAPGRKRVELKLHGSEEAFIPLRGEDRGYWRVALENILPGALYTYRLDGRVERPDPASHSQPQGVHGPSQIVDHGDFSWQDDDWRGIEPSRMILYEFHPGTFTPEGSLDAVIPRLDALREMGINTLEIMPVSQFPGDRNWGYDGVYPFAVQSSYGGPRSLKRLVNACHERGMAVILDVVYNHLGPEGNYLRDFGPYFTDKYKTPWGQAINLDDAYSDEVRNFFIQNVLFWLSAYHLDGLRLDAVHALVDMSARPFLQELAETVGEYSRRTGKTHVLIAESDLNDARLIAPREAGGHGLDAQWCDDFHHSLHTLLTGETTGYYADFGRVRHLVRSLRDGFVYSGDYSTFRKRRHGNSAGERRADQFVVFAQNHDQVGNRLLGERLSQLVDFESLKLSIAVVLLSPFIPLLFMGEEYGDPAPFLYFVDHSDPDLVKAVRDGREEEFASFHWKGTVPDPVDRDTFLRSKVRWELREQGRHKTLLEFTKRLITLRRTIPALSHLSKEHLRVQGREEEKAIVMERRENTTGSRTLCIFNFNPRDICFPIGAPAPEGAWKKLLDSSEERWGGGGSRLPEELVSGRPVELMRRSVTVYMGELQP from the coding sequence ATGCAGATTGGAGCGAATTACGGGGCGGACGGGAGATGCGTCTTTGCCGTCTGGGCCCCGGGAAGGAAGAGAGTGGAACTGAAGCTTCACGGTTCGGAGGAGGCGTTCATTCCTCTGCGCGGGGAAGACAGGGGCTACTGGCGCGTGGCCCTCGAAAACATCCTTCCGGGCGCTCTCTACACCTACAGGCTGGATGGACGCGTGGAGAGGCCGGACCCCGCCTCCCACTCCCAGCCGCAGGGAGTCCACGGTCCCTCGCAAATCGTGGATCACGGCGATTTTTCCTGGCAGGACGATGACTGGCGAGGCATTGAACCTTCGCGAATGATCCTCTACGAATTCCATCCCGGAACATTCACCCCCGAGGGTTCCCTGGACGCCGTCATCCCCAGGCTGGACGCCTTACGCGAAATGGGGATCAACACCCTGGAGATCATGCCCGTCTCCCAGTTCCCGGGGGACAGGAACTGGGGCTACGACGGAGTTTACCCTTTTGCCGTTCAGTCTTCCTACGGGGGCCCCCGGTCGCTGAAACGTCTGGTGAATGCCTGCCACGAACGAGGCATGGCCGTGATCCTGGACGTGGTCTACAACCACCTGGGTCCGGAGGGCAACTACTTGCGGGATTTCGGTCCCTACTTCACCGACAAGTACAAGACTCCCTGGGGGCAGGCGATCAACCTCGACGACGCCTATAGCGATGAAGTGAGGAACTTCTTCATTCAAAACGTCCTGTTCTGGCTTTCGGCGTACCACCTCGACGGGCTGCGCCTGGACGCCGTCCACGCCCTCGTGGACATGAGTGCCCGGCCGTTTCTTCAGGAACTGGCCGAAACGGTCGGGGAGTATTCCCGCCGAACCGGGAAGACGCATGTCCTCATCGCGGAGAGCGACTTGAACGACGCGAGGTTGATCGCGCCCCGCGAGGCCGGGGGCCATGGTCTCGACGCCCAGTGGTGTGACGATTTCCATCACAGCCTCCACACCCTGCTCACGGGGGAAACCACCGGCTACTATGCCGACTTCGGCCGGGTGCGCCACCTCGTCCGATCTCTCCGGGACGGGTTCGTCTACTCGGGAGACTACTCCACCTTCAGAAAACGACGCCACGGCAACTCCGCCGGGGAGCGCCGGGCAGACCAGTTCGTCGTCTTCGCCCAGAACCACGACCAGGTGGGAAACCGGCTGCTTGGCGAACGGCTGTCGCAGCTCGTGGATTTCGAAAGCCTGAAGCTGAGCATCGCGGTCGTTCTCCTGTCTCCTTTCATCCCTCTCCTGTTCATGGGAGAGGAATACGGAGATCCGGCGCCGTTCCTGTATTTTGTGGATCATTCCGACCCGGACCTCGTGAAGGCGGTTCGTGACGGCCGAGAAGAAGAATTCGCATCGTTTCATTGGAAGGGGACGGTGCCCGACCCCGTCGATCGGGACACGTTCCTGCGGTCGAAAGTGCGGTGGGAACTGCGGGAGCAGGGCCGGCACAAGACCCTGCTGGAATTCACGAAGAGGCTGATCACCCTGCGGCGGACCATTCCCGCTCTTTCCCATTTGAGCAAGGAACACCTGAGGGTGCAGGGCAGAGAAGAGGAAAAGGCGATCGTGATGGAACGCCGGGAGAACACGACCGGCAGCCGAACCCTGTGCATCTTCAATTTCAACCCGCGGGACATATGCTTCCCCATTGGCGCGCCCGCGCCGGAAGGCGCGTGGAAAAAGCTCCTGGACTCCTCGGAAGAACGGTGGGGAGGAGGGGGAAGCCGTCTTCCCGAGGAGCTCGTTTCCGGCCGCCCCGTCGAGTTGATGCGAAGGAGCGTGACCGTTTACATGGGAGAACTTCAGCCGTGA
- a CDS encoding DUF3536 domain-containing protein: MTRYVCIHGHFYQPPRENPWLGEVELQDSAYPFHDWNEKIAAQCYAPNAASRILDHEQRIIRIVNNYSKISFNFGPTLLSWMERHRPETHEAIVEADRLSRSRFSGHGSALAQVYNHMIMPLANERDKYTQVTWGIEDFRRRFGRDPEGMWLPECAVDTRSLEVLAELGIRFTVLAPRQAANVRRLLPEADWENVEDARIDPTTVYLCRLPSGRSISLFFYDGPISREIAFSGLLSNGQSLAERLISAFDDARDRPQLVHAAVDGETFGHHQRHGDMALAYCLHFVESGEHAQLTNYGEFLEKNPPTHEVEIYDNSSWSCIHGIERWRENCGCHTGMHGGWTQSWRGPLRHSMDRLRDEAALAFEEVGSQFLRSPWEARNRYIEVVLDRSPENVERFLANHTVRALDRYEKVQVLQLLEMQHNAMLMYTSCGWFFDEISGVESVQVLQYAARVAQFVELLTGTPVEEDFAGRLEAAPSNLFGNGARVYEMFVRPARLDLLRVGVHYAVSTLFEDYPDETPIYSYTIRRECHETMEAGRLRLAIGRAVVRSNIIWSEETVSYAVLHLGDHNISGGGRVFRGDDAYTLMESEIRSAFDRADVPEVIRLMDKHFGTNNFSLWHLFRDEQRKVIDQILALTYSDIEASYRRIFENTHAVMNFLQGLQVPLPKFILAAAERIVNLDLARLFETEAMDHARLESLLSVAQRWGLDLDREKLGFNAGAWITGAMERLLENPEEKERMEEIARVLGLLQAAAVPLDLWGAQNLYYSLGESTHGRMKNEAGGRGESAEEWVRSFDQLGRHLNVVMP; encoded by the coding sequence GTGACCCGCTACGTGTGTATCCATGGCCATTTCTATCAGCCTCCTCGTGAAAACCCCTGGCTCGGCGAGGTGGAGCTCCAGGACTCGGCTTACCCCTTTCATGACTGGAACGAGAAGATCGCGGCCCAGTGCTACGCCCCGAACGCCGCCTCACGGATCCTCGACCATGAGCAGCGGATCATCCGGATCGTCAACAACTACTCGAAGATCAGCTTCAATTTCGGGCCGACGCTCCTCTCCTGGATGGAACGACACCGGCCGGAAACTCACGAGGCCATCGTCGAAGCGGATCGACTGAGCCGGTCGAGGTTTTCGGGGCACGGTTCGGCCCTGGCCCAGGTCTACAACCACATGATCATGCCCCTGGCCAACGAGCGGGACAAGTACACTCAAGTCACTTGGGGAATCGAGGATTTCAGGAGACGATTCGGACGAGACCCGGAAGGAATGTGGCTCCCGGAGTGCGCCGTCGACACGCGATCCCTGGAAGTTCTGGCCGAACTGGGAATCCGCTTCACCGTCCTCGCGCCCAGGCAGGCTGCAAATGTTCGCAGGCTCCTCCCGGAAGCGGATTGGGAAAACGTGGAAGACGCCCGAATCGATCCGACCACGGTCTACCTGTGCCGGTTGCCGTCGGGCAGGTCCATCAGCCTGTTCTTCTATGACGGCCCCATTTCCCGGGAAATCGCTTTTTCGGGGTTGCTGAGCAACGGCCAGTCGCTTGCCGAAAGACTCATAAGCGCATTCGATGACGCCAGGGACCGGCCCCAGTTGGTGCACGCGGCCGTCGACGGAGAAACCTTCGGTCACCACCAGCGACACGGCGACATGGCGTTGGCCTACTGTCTTCATTTCGTCGAATCCGGGGAGCACGCGCAGCTGACCAACTATGGAGAGTTCCTGGAAAAGAATCCTCCGACCCATGAGGTTGAAATCTACGACAACTCGTCATGGAGCTGCATACACGGAATAGAGCGCTGGCGCGAGAACTGTGGCTGTCATACCGGCATGCACGGCGGGTGGACCCAGTCGTGGAGAGGCCCTCTGCGACATTCGATGGACCGGTTGAGAGACGAGGCCGCCCTGGCCTTCGAGGAGGTCGGTTCTCAGTTCCTGCGGTCTCCCTGGGAAGCCAGAAACCGGTACATCGAGGTGGTCCTGGACCGTTCTCCGGAGAATGTGGAACGATTCCTCGCCAACCACACGGTGCGCGCGCTCGACCGATACGAGAAGGTCCAGGTTCTGCAGCTCCTCGAGATGCAGCACAATGCCATGCTGATGTACACCAGCTGCGGCTGGTTCTTTGACGAGATCTCGGGAGTCGAGAGCGTTCAGGTCTTGCAGTATGCGGCGCGAGTCGCTCAATTCGTGGAGCTTCTGACCGGCACCCCCGTGGAAGAGGACTTTGCGGGACGGCTGGAGGCGGCGCCCAGCAATCTCTTCGGGAACGGAGCCAGGGTCTACGAAATGTTCGTCAGGCCCGCGCGGCTGGATCTGCTCCGGGTCGGAGTCCATTACGCCGTCTCCACGCTTTTTGAAGACTACCCCGATGAAACCCCGATCTATTCCTACACGATTCGACGAGAATGCCATGAGACCATGGAAGCCGGCAGACTGAGGCTTGCCATAGGGAGGGCGGTGGTCCGTTCGAACATCATCTGGAGTGAAGAGACCGTCAGTTACGCGGTCCTGCACCTCGGCGACCACAACATCAGCGGCGGCGGGAGGGTGTTTCGGGGCGACGATGCTTACACCCTCATGGAAAGCGAGATTCGGTCGGCCTTCGACAGGGCCGACGTTCCCGAAGTGATCCGGCTCATGGACAAGCACTTCGGCACGAACAACTTCTCCCTTTGGCACCTGTTCAGGGATGAACAAAGAAAAGTCATCGACCAGATCCTGGCCCTGACCTACAGCGACATCGAAGCGTCCTATCGCCGGATATTCGAGAACACGCACGCCGTGATGAACTTCCTTCAGGGCCTGCAGGTGCCTCTTCCCAAGTTCATCCTGGCGGCCGCCGAGAGGATCGTCAACCTCGACCTCGCGCGGCTCTTTGAAACGGAAGCGATGGACCACGCGAGACTGGAGTCTCTCCTCTCCGTCGCTCAACGCTGGGGGCTCGATCTGGACCGTGAAAAGCTCGGCTTCAATGCGGGCGCGTGGATCACCGGCGCCATGGAAAGACTCCTGGAAAATCCCGAGGAAAAGGAACGCATGGAAGAAATCGCCCGCGTCCTCGGCCTGTTGCAGGCGGCGGCCGTGCCGTTGGACCTCTGGGGGGCTCAGAACCTTTACTACTCCCTGGGTGAGTCAACCCACGGGAGGATGAAGAACGAGGCGGGGGGTCGAGGCGAGTCCGCCGAGGAATGGGTCCGTTCCTTCGATCAGCTCGGACGCCACCTGAACGTGGTGATGCCATGA